A genomic segment from bacterium encodes:
- a CDS encoding type II toxin-antitoxin system mRNA interferase toxin, RelE/StbE family, with amino-acid sequence MFDEAAQWFIVEHKTRATRVVERAPRQVQEKYEFWKELMQCQGPEAVRKLPGFRDHPLKGWWRSCRSSSLNDQYRVMYRIDVENATIHVEKIGPHNY; translated from the coding sequence ATGTTCGATGAAGCGGCACAGTGGTTCATTGTGGAGCACAAGACGAGGGCAACAAGGGTCGTCGAGAGGGCGCCCAGACAGGTGCAGGAAAAATATGAGTTCTGGAAGGAACTGATGCAGTGTCAAGGGCCCGAGGCGGTCCGAAAACTTCCCGGGTTCCGCGATCATCCCCTCAAGGGCTGGTGGCGAAGCTGCAGATCGTCGTCTCTGAATGATCAGTATCGGGTGATGTACCGTATCGATGTCGAGAATGCGACGATCCACGTGGAGAAGATAGGGCCACATAATTATTGA
- a CDS encoding helix-turn-helix transcriptional regulator: MARSKSDYIPAKQLVRLAAGDIVRIACEMLGITQAELARKAGMHAPHLSDIISGKRKIGRAVAVRLANVLQIPPEHILFVGHTPRDGADVEALYSKMESSFARRNGFLRDALKTLKEAQSQKDKECIAAMKHAMHFISLAIEANPTGELSSFIRDRKENTERRASRIKK; encoded by the coding sequence ATGGCGCGGTCAAAATCAGATTATATACCTGCAAAGCAACTGGTGCGCCTTGCAGCAGGGGACATCGTACGGATCGCCTGTGAAATGCTGGGGATTACCCAGGCCGAGCTTGCGCGTAAAGCCGGAATGCATGCCCCACACCTGAGCGACATCATAAGCGGCAAGAGAAAGATCGGCAGGGCCGTCGCCGTGCGCCTGGCAAACGTACTGCAAATACCGCCCGAGCATATCCTTTTTGTCGGTCATACGCCGCGCGATGGAGCCGACGTCGAAGCACTCTACAGTAAAATGGAATCGTCGTTCGCAAGGCGCAACGGTTTCCTCCGCGATGCACTCAAGACGTTGAAGGAGGCCCAGAGTCAAAAGGACAAGGAATGCATCGCCGCCATGAAGCATGCGATGCACTTTATCAGTCTGGCGATAGAGGCCAATCCCACAGGAGAGCTCTCTTCTTTCATCCGGGACAGAAAAGAAAACACCGAAAGGCGCGCCTCAAGGATAAAAAAATAA
- a CDS encoding metallophosphoesterase — MKGSAAVFAVIAIVMVSVQAWAAGSAPARLSLGEKYSFVFISDSRSGDRVYSKIVNALVKRNPDFVVFGGDILPKMRNEDHWNNFLKLSAPIEVPFYLVPGNHDIEDERSEEFWRKHVDLPGLETHYSFTVGDDLFVVLDSVEPKSDRMITGEQLGWLRRTLDPGKYEHQFVFVHHPLFMWKGAFHEKESLDRHPAERDELHRLFVEKKVEIVFHGHEHGYRRMDKDGVRYVIGAGAGSPLYHGFHHFILVNIDDTLIRAKVVDKEGVLRDEFTMGSLPNKDER; from the coding sequence ATGAAGGGCAGTGCAGCCGTATTCGCCGTCATCGCAATCGTCATGGTCTCGGTGCAAGCCTGGGCTGCGGGGTCGGCCCCTGCGAGGCTTTCTCTGGGCGAGAAGTACAGCTTTGTATTCATAAGCGACAGCCGTTCCGGCGACCGAGTCTATTCGAAGATCGTGAATGCTTTGGTCAAGAGGAACCCCGACTTCGTGGTGTTCGGCGGGGACATACTCCCCAAGATGCGAAACGAGGATCATTGGAACAACTTCCTCAAGTTGTCGGCGCCCATAGAGGTCCCATTTTATCTTGTTCCGGGAAATCACGACATAGAGGATGAGAGGAGCGAGGAGTTCTGGCGCAAGCATGTGGATCTGCCCGGCCTGGAGACTCACTACAGCTTCACCGTGGGAGACGATCTCTTCGTGGTGCTCGACAGCGTCGAGCCGAAGAGCGACAGGATGATAACAGGGGAGCAGCTCGGCTGGCTCAGAAGGACGCTCGACCCGGGGAAATACGAGCACCAGTTCGTGTTCGTCCACCACCCGCTCTTCATGTGGAAGGGCGCGTTCCACGAGAAGGAGTCGCTCGACCGCCATCCTGCGGAGAGGGACGAACTCCACCGCCTCTTCGTGGAGAAGAAGGTCGAGATCGTGTTTCACGGCCACGAGCACGGCTACAGACGGATGGACAAGGACGGGGTGCGCTATGTCATCGGCGCCGGCGCAGGCTCGCCTCTGTATCACGGTTTCCACCACTTCATACTGGTGAACATCGACGACACGCTCATACGCGCGAAGGTGGTGGACAAAGAGGGCGTGCTGCGCGACGAGTTCACGATGGGCTCGCTTCCAAACAAGGATGAGCGCTGA
- a CDS encoding phosphate/phosphite/phosphonate ABC transporter substrate-binding protein — protein MRMKSLTAVVIALALATAFSCTMRKGELGTEKNPVRFYFMPLKGEEAFKAAAPVIEKYLTEHTGLVVRAEDSDDFITIIKALGQKKADMAFMNTLGYVLAHDWTKAEAELKYLYGDVYSTYRGEILARVDGGIESVSDLNGKSIAFADAYSAGGYIYPMKLLKDNGVAPGKIVFAKGHKNAVQMLYDGKVDAAATYHTQPSSAGLMRDSRTEIAKEHPDVISKIKIVALTDEIPNGPIATRNGLPPEIRQKLTAALKDFARTPEGRKTLFELYNMTGFTASEDSDYDGVRKALDELGKSVQEVVPGGISFYKTYIVPGLE, from the coding sequence ATGCGCATGAAATCTTTGACAGCGGTGGTGATAGCGCTGGCCCTGGCAACCGCATTCTCGTGCACGATGAGAAAAGGGGAGCTGGGAACCGAGAAAAATCCGGTCAGGTTCTATTTCATGCCCCTCAAGGGCGAGGAGGCGTTCAAGGCCGCCGCCCCGGTCATCGAGAAGTACCTCACCGAGCATACCGGCCTTGTCGTCCGCGCTGAGGATTCCGACGATTTCATCACCATCATCAAGGCGCTGGGCCAGAAAAAAGCGGACATGGCCTTCATGAACACCCTGGGCTACGTACTCGCGCACGACTGGACCAAAGCGGAGGCGGAGCTCAAGTACCTCTACGGCGACGTCTACAGCACCTACAGGGGCGAGATCCTCGCCCGCGTCGATGGCGGCATCGAGTCCGTCTCCGACCTGAACGGGAAGAGCATAGCCTTTGCCGACGCATACTCCGCAGGGGGCTACATCTACCCCATGAAGCTCCTCAAGGACAACGGCGTCGCCCCGGGCAAGATCGTCTTTGCGAAGGGCCACAAGAACGCGGTCCAGATGCTCTACGACGGCAAGGTGGACGCGGCCGCGACATATCACACGCAGCCCTCTTCCGCCGGCCTCATGCGCGACTCGAGGACCGAGATCGCGAAGGAGCACCCGGACGTGATCTCCAAAATAAAGATAGTCGCGCTCACGGACGAGATACCCAACGGCCCGATCGCCACGCGCAACGGGCTTCCGCCGGAGATCAGGCAAAAGCTCACCGCGGCGCTCAAGGACTTCGCGCGCACGCCCGAGGGCAGGAAGACCCTCTTCGAACTGTACAACATGACCGGCTTCACCGCTTCGGAGGACTCGGATTACGACGGAGTCCGCAAGGCGCTGGATGAGCTAGGGAAGAGCGTGCAGGAAGTGGTGCCTGGCGGGATCTCGTTCTACAAGACCTATATCGTGCCTGGGTTGGAATAA